The following nucleotide sequence is from Salvia miltiorrhiza cultivar Shanhuang (shh) chromosome 7, IMPLAD_Smil_shh, whole genome shotgun sequence.
TTATATTTGTGTTGAAGACATAATGGATTTCTCTTTAATCTTTTTATGAGCTTGAAATTGTATTGGAGGGTTTTAGTATCATAGAAGTCTCTTTTAAGCCATCTTTAGCGTGGCCTGACCTGAATCTCCTCCTTTCTTCCTCCTGTGCGGTGATATGAGTTGCTTTACTTTCATTTTACAGGCCTGGCACTCAAGGTACTGTTGCTGCACAAGCAGCTCCCATGACAAATCCCTTTGGAACTTTACCTACAATGCCTCAGGTGTCAATTGGTCGCACAGGGACTTCCCCTTCTGTTCAGTATGGTATTTCTAGCTTGCCAGTAAGTACTCTTACACAGAACTTGAGCAAAATAGTTGCATGTTGTCTTTGAGCATTTAGAAGATATATGTAAGAATGTATGGAATGCCTTTTTAAACAGGTTGTTGAAAAACCAGTTCCTGTGAGAATATCATCCCTTTTAACGTCTCGGCACCTCTCCCAAAGGCGTATAAAGCTCCCAGTTAGGAAATATCACCCTAAATCCAATGGCCCAAAGGTAAGATTACTCCCAAGTGAAACTCTAATCGAATATGTTTTCTGGATTAATTTCTTATGCAGCTGTAAAGTAATCAGCTTTCTAAATACATGCtttccttctttttcttttttctttttcaaatcaCCCCAGGTGCCTTTCTTTAATGATGATGAAGAAACAGCAAGCACGCCAAAAGCAGATGCTCAGTTTGTTCCCAGGGAGAATCCAAGAGCTCTAGTGATTCGTCCACTGGAACAGTGGCATTCTAGGTCCAGCGCAGAGAAACCAAAGACCACTGGCACTCCCGTGCATGAAAATGGTATATACCAGTATCTTTATTTGCCTGATTGCTGGATTGTTTTGGTAATGATGTGATTACTAGTGATTTCTAGGTAACAGTACAGGCAGATGTTATGACATGATGAGTGGGAATATAGTAGTACAAATATATTGGCACAATTTCTTGTTCTTCTTATTTGAGCTCACATTGTCCGTTATCTTTGTGTGTATGTTTTGGTACATACAGAGCAAATGTTTTGACTTGATGGGATATTTATGATCTTCTGTTATCCTTGAACTATTATGTGGTATTATTATTGAAAATGGGTTACTTGAAAGATCTACCCAACAAATTGGTTTTATCCCTGAGCTGTAAAACACAACATTCTATTTTGAGTTCTGCCATTCTGTGCAGTAACACTTTTAAAGATGGTTTCCAATAATATTGCACAATCATACATGGACAATGGTATGGCGATAATCAATGTTATGCTGTTGGGGTGATTCTGAAGAATTTATATCATATGTGGAAAtgattgatgaattgatgattcATCAGCTCCGGTAGAGGATTAATTAAATCCCAAATTTATTGAATGAGGATCCTTCATTCCCTTTTGACTTATAGTACAAGAGCATCTATGCACATCTCAACGACTGCTGAGACTGCCTTCAATGGAGATTGAGCCCCATATCAGAATATTGTTACTGGATAGATACATTTCATTATTTCTTTAGTATTAAGATGAGTAGAGTTGGATAGAGAAATCAGGATCATGCCTACACTACTTTTAAGATGTTCTCCCCTCTTTATCTTCTTCCTCCCTTCGTGAACTGCTTTTTCTTGGTGTTGCTACCGAATGTTTGAGGGCTTAAGCTTAACTGGACTAGTGGCTCTAAGTGTTCATCTGTTCATTTTTGTAGTTATCTTGATGTCCAATTTTTGTTTGTAATGAACAGGTAAACTTCATCAAGATGGTTACAATTACATAAATGGGAATAGGACCAAGGACAAAGATGGTAAATTGGTCTTCTTCCACTTGAGATTTTGCAAGTATCCTACTTGAGATTTTGTTATGTAAACTTTCTTCAGGTTCTTAACATAGGTTTTGTTTTCATAAGTGTTGTGTGTCTCTCTTTACTGTTGCGCTGGCTTATCTTGTTTGAAAAGTTAAACCCAATAGTTATATGCCTTTTCTTTTAACAAAAAATGTATAATGGTTGAATTCTTATGGTTGCTCATTTGGCTAAGGTGCTGTGCATCATTTAATAAGGGAActgtttagaattttttttatttcatttaacaAGGAAACTTAAATGTTAAgggtttactttgatggataaaatttatcattggaaaaggagggataatattatccctccttgaagtgaaaataaggaaggtatttaaaggcataaatttttgttatccctcattttcccatgataaatttatctatcaaagtaaagtgtttagaatttatttacTTCTCCAACTTCACATGGATATTTGAATCCTctcatcaacatatatatacacgAATGGCAATTTGTGTACTAGACCGTATAGGAGATTAACAAATATTAATATGGAAAGTTGGAATCCCATTTCATTGTCCAGCTATAAATACTCATCTGCATAGATGGCATTGAAACTGAATTTTCCttcattattataattttatgttAATAAGATTTATTCATGAATGTCTACTAGTCTATTCTGTGGATCAGTAACCTTTCTCTTTGTGTACAAGTGTTCTATTACATTCTTGACTTGTAAACAAGATTATTTTAGTGATAGAATAGAATACTTAATCTCTCATTGTCTTGTTGAACTAAAcagaaagagaaaatattgtCTGGCATTGCTCGTTTGTGCTGCCGGAATCCCTTCATTCTAGATTCATCTTTGATCTTATCTTTGGTGTTTGTTTGCTCTCAAATACAACCACTTGATACTCGGATTATATCTTTGAAATACTGTGTGTGATGTAGTAACTTGGAGATTgtgataatttcaacttaatcaAAGCTTCAAATTTGACTTCAAGAGTTATAGTAGTACTTAGTTACTAAAATTGGCAACATGTGAAAGAAATCATGAATCAGAGCGATGAACCACCTATAAGTCACTAAACAAAGTAGAGGGTGCTGAAATTATAGAAGTTCCACTACATTGGCTAATTTCACAAAATAATCTGGATATGTTTTCTAGCTATGTATGAACTCTCTTTTCTGTAACTTTATGCACCTGATCTTTCTCTTTAATGCAAAACGTGTGAATCCTGATTAATTATTTGTAATGCAGCTTCCCCAACAGAAGATCTGATGGAAAATGGTATGGCTAAGGAACAAGCTAAAGAGAACCAGAAAGCTAACGGTGTCCATGATGGTCTTTATACAGAGAAGGGTGACTCCTACATAACTCTTACAGGGCATCGAGCTGGTGAAGCTGCTATTGTTTATGAGCATGGAGCTGGAATTGAGGCGCTGATGCCAAAGCTCCGCCACTCTGATTATTATACCGAGCCACGGATCCAGGAGCTGGCTGCAAAGGAAAGGGCTGAGCCAGGTTATTGTCGCCATGTCAAGGATTTTATTGTTGGAAGACATGGTTACGGTAGCATCAAGTTCTTTGGGGAAACTGATGTGCGGAGGCTTGATCTTGAGTCACTTATCCAATTCAACAATCGTGAGGTGATAGTTTATATGGATGAGAGCAAGAAACCTCCTGTTGGACAAGGTCTGAACAAGCCTGCTGAGGTTACACTCCTAAACATAAAATGCTTTGATAAGAAGACGGGTCAGCAATACACTGAGGGGCCGAGGATTGACAAGTACAAAGAGATGCTGAAAAGAAAAGCTGAGGATCAAGGTGCTGAGTTTGTGTCGTATGATCCAGTCAAAGGAGAATGGACGTTCAGAGTCAACCATTTCAGTGTGTATAAGCTTGGCGATGATGAAGAGGAAAGTCATGAAAACGTGGTTACTTGTTGTAGTTGACGCACTAGAGATGATTATGTGGGTTTTGTTTGTGCAAATGCAAGTATGTTGGTAAGTTTGGTTTGAGTTAGCAACTTGTATAAAATTTAAGTTGTCATGAGTAATGTTCAGTTAGGCCTTTGCTTTTTTGTTGTTGGTTTAGTTTCTTACTTTTCGGGGAGATGGGAGATTGAATTATAAGACACTCTTCCTCATCATAATTGTATCACTTTGAATTACACCTAAGGCTCACGAAAATGGAGGTAAAGTGATGCCACGAATCTATTACCAATTTTTTCAtccttgaaattttacatacttATTGCAATAGTCATCACCTATTATACCaactttctttcctttttaaaaAAGGTTTTGTACCTCGAAATAAAATCTGTAATTGATAAGTATGAGATTGTTATGGTGAACATGAAGTCATAATAGAATAGCCATGAATGGAATCTTCTATACGTTTAACAACGAGAGAATCACAAATGATGATTCAATaagcttatttaatttttaataaattgtgTGAAATATCGTATTTCttatttgaataaattttatttcaaaaatataaaattttaacaatTCGAAAGTGAGACACCAAGTGGAATATAGTGAATCTCTAAGCATGTAATTCAGTCTTGGTCTAAAGAATTTCATCTAAATGCATTTATGAATATTTGCCCCAGTAGTTAAATAGAAGTGTCAATGGTAAAGATGTCACTTTTTTGAgttttatatgaaaattatttatttttataggacatattgtgtcagAATTAAGATGAATAGACTAATATATCTTGGATGTTAATGAATTTGctggattttttttataaattcttACAATTTCTTACATAATTGTACAAATGTATTTGTGTAAGAAAAAATTGTAATTGCAACAAAATTGTTGTACTATTcgattaatgatttttttgaattgtgagatttattttaattctaatttttatgggttaattgtctgtaaatccataacgtttccaccgaattggtttttgctcccaatttaaaaaatcagtttttaaatacataacctttcatttttgtctgGTGACTGATTTTCTCTAACCCGGCGCCGAAAATGACACGGTGGTAGTCGGAATTGATgtcgtggcagccggaaattgacacctaagcaGATTATGACATATggcataaaacaaaaaaaatcccCCCCATCGTCTTCTTCCCCTTTCCCCCACCCCCAATCCTTAATTCCCCTTCCCACccacccgccgccgccacccACCTCTCCTTCTGCGGCAACTCAGGGCAGCGGCGACGATGCTGCCGCCGGACCTTCTCTCCAGATCCAGATCAACCTGGGGATTTGGCGTGAAGCTTCTTCACCCACAAATATGAAGCTATGGCCAAGCTCTCTTGTTGGAGGTGGTCGAACAACCGGGAATTTGAGAAATCGAGCTACTGCTGGTCTGAATCGAAGTCACAAATAAGGGGCGCAAGTATCGCCCTTCAGTTTCCGGTGAAACCTTTGAAGGAGCTCCGAAAAATTGAAGCCCTATACTTGAAACTTGAATCGACTGGATTCAAATCCAGATTCCCCAACGAACGGTTTCTTCTTTCCCTTTTCATTTCTCTGCCACCACCGCACATGGCGCGAGAGAACAGGAAGAGCGTAGGCGCGGGAAGGGCGTCGACGCTCCTAAGGTCGTAGCAGAGGGTGGCGGTGGCGGAAAGCAGGAGCTGTGAGCAGAGGAAGGGGCAGGGGCGGCGGAGGGACGAGAGTcggcctctccctctctcttaagtcgtctctctctcaatttctcaGATAATCTTCCCCCTCGAATTCTCAATTCCATCcgaggcagcagcggcaccgaGGTGGGAGAAGGGGACGCACGACAGCGGGCGCCGGTGGCCGGAGGTGGCAGGGGGTGACGCCGGATTGGGGAagggggaattagggtttggggtggGGGAAAGGAAATAAGACACATAATACCATATAAATACACATAATACTTCACATTTTGAAAAACTTCCCTAAACACAATGTTTGCAATAGTAGTATCATCATTTCTACCATCTTCAGAAAGCAAAATTTtaagtcattctcgacttcgtACTCTTGATACTGCAACATACAATTGGCCATGTGTAAAAACTGGTTTTGGCAAGAATAAACCAACATGAGAAAAcgattgaccttgacttttgttgATTGTCATAGCATAAGAGACGATTAGAGGGAATTGTCGTCGATCAAACTTAAAAGACAATCTCGGATCAGCTGGAGTCAGTGACATTCTTGGAATCAAATTTTTTTGACCTGCATTATCTCCTGTAAGAATTTGCGCTTCCAAAACATGATAACCAAGTCTTGTTATCATCAATCGCGTGTCGTTGCACAATTCATTTGCATGGTCGATGTTTCTCAACAACATAACTGGGGTTCCCACCTTCAAATATAATTCATGATTTGGTACCCTTGAATATTTGATGCCATTCAAGAATTCTGGAGTATGAACCTGTTGCACCAAATTAGTGACTGAATCTGATCTAGAAGTTGAATCTGAGCTTCTGTATAACTGTCCTTCAGTCTTGTTTAAAGAAATCATATATTGATTTACAGATTCAACAGCATTAATAGTTGGAGCGAGTATTGCTCTTTCTTGTAGATAACTTGTATCTACATTATCAGCACAATATGATGGATAAATTGTATTAACAATGTGTTTGATCGGATCTCCTGACCATTTTATAAACAAATCTGGCGGAATATCAATGTTGACATGACCATCATTTGCACTTCCAATTGTTCCATCGCCTATGCTCGCAATCCATTTAGAGAACTCTTCCAACTCCATAGCTTCAACACTGGAACCCATATTTTGAAGCCTCATATTTTTTGTCAACCGTAAAACTTTACAATATCTCCAAAGATATGAAGAATTTATTGTTGCAAAAATAATATCTTGTCTACTTTCTTTTGGAATAACAGGCAATATCTGTCTGAGATCACCTCCAAAGACTGTCTTGCCTCCAAAAAGGGTGGATGCACTTGATGGATTGACAAACCGCATTATATCTCGTAGACTTCGATCCAATGCttcaaaacaaaacttgtgCATCATTAGTGCCTCATCCCAAATTATAAGCTTAGATCTAACAATCAATTCTGCAAGTGGGGATCCTTGATTAATGTTGCAAGTGGAATCCTCATTAACATTAATAGGAATTCTAAATCGTGAATGAGTTGTCCTTCCACCAGGCAATAGCAAGGATGCAATACCACTTGAAGTAACATTTAAAACAATTTTTCCTTTAGATCTAAGAGCTGCAGACAGCGTGTTTCATATGAAAGTTTTTCCAGTACCCTCGTATCCATATATGAAAACATTCATCCAAAATTTGATTCTATCGCATTCATAACAGTGTCGTAAACACAATGTTGCTCATCAGTAAGCTTAGTAATCAAAACTTTGTATTCATCTGATAATGCATTTCGATCATATCGCAATTCATCATTGATCAAATTATTTTGATCAAATTCAAAGAACTCTGAACTTGGGTAAGGGATACCTTCAAACTCTCGTAAAGTCCTACCAAAACTACTCAATAACTTCTCAATTTCCACAAGTGTATAACACTTAATTTAATCTTCAGTTAAATGTAGTTctgcaaataaaataaataaatttacgTACACAATCTAA
It contains:
- the LOC130994196 gene encoding uncharacterized protein LOC130994196, which encodes MRFVNPSSASTLFGGKTVFGGDLRQILPVIPKESRQDIIFATINSSYLWRYCKVLRLTKNMRLQNMGSSVEAMELEEFSKWIASIGDGTIGSANDGHVNIDIPPDLFIKWSGDPIKHIVNTIYPSYCADNVDTSYLQERAILAPTINAVESVNQYMISLNKTEGQLYRSSDSTSRSDSVTNLVQQVHTPEFLNGIKYSRVPNHELYLKVGTPVMLLRNIDHANELCNDTRLMITRLGYHVLEAQILTGDNAGQKNLIPRMSLTPADPRLSFKFDRRQFPLIVSYAMTINKSQGQSFSHVGLFLPKPVFTHGQLYVAVSRVRSRE